The genome window ATGTCGGAACAGACTGACCACGCGATCAGGACGGGCGATGGCCTGAATACATCCCTGCCGTGCCACCAGCGGCCCCAGCTCCTGCCCCCGCGCAGCGATCCAGGCGGCGACTGGCACGGTAAAGCCCTGCTTGGCTGCAAAAGGTCTTGCCTGAGGACTGTGCCGCTCCAGCCAGCGACGAAGAATATATTTGCCTTTGCCATCCTGAACCTTCAACCGGTCCGGCAGGCGGAAAGCCGCTTCGGCAACACCGGGGTCGAGCAGCGGAGTGCGTCCTTCCACCCCATGCGCCATCAGACAGCGATCCAGCTTCAGCAGCAGATCATGCGGCAGCCAGTCTGTCATGTCGGTCTCCTGTGCCGCCGCAAGGCGAGAGCGCAATGGAGAAACACGGCTTTCAGCGGCCGCAATCCCATCCCGCCAGCCAGGCGGAATGGCATGCAGCACATCCAGACCATCGAAATGCCCTTTCGAGCGCATGACCCGCCCGCCACGCCACCATGGGCGCATTGCGCTGCGATACCGGCCGTAACCGCCGAACAGTTCGTCCCCTCCCTCACCGGAGAGTACAACCTTCACATCCTCCCTTGCCCGGCGCGCAAGAAACCAGGTGGGGATGATCGCATAATCCGCCGCGGGATCGTCCATGCAGGCCACGATCTCCGGCAGATGCCGCCAGACCATTGATTCCGTTACCGTCACGGTGCGGTGCTGTGCGCCTGCCGCCGCTGCCAATGCAGCAGCATACGCACGCTCATCAGCGGCGCCGGGCACATCAAATCCGGCCGTGAAGGCCAAGACCGGGCTGTCATTCAGCCGTGCCATCAGGCTCAGCACAGTAGCGCTGTCGATCCCCCCCGACAGAAACATGCCATAAGGCACATCTGCACGCTGATGCAGCGCTACACTTTCTTCCAGTGCGGCATCCAGACGCGCCAGTGCCTCCTCCTCCCCGATCTCCTCGGCGGGGCCTTCAGGCAAGGCGCTGATGCGGCGGCGATCCAGAATCTGCCCGTCGCGGCAGATCAGCGTCTCGCCCGGCAACACACGCTGAATGCCCGGAAAAATCGTATCTGCCCCGGTGGTGAACTGAAGCTGAAGCAGCTCGTTACGCTGGGCCTCGGCAACGTCGCGCTTGACCAGACCGGCATCGAGCAGAGCCGAGGGCTGGGAGGCAAAGGCCACTCCCCCTGCCAGCCGGGCCACATAAAGCGGCTTGATCCCGAACGGATCGCGGCTCAGCGTGACTGTACGCGCGGCACGCTCATGGATTGCAATGGCATACATGCCGCGTAGTCTGGCAGCGTAATCAGGCCCCTCCCGCAGCCAGAGATGCAAGGGCGGCTCGCAGTCGCTGCCGGTCGAGAACGATACGTCCGGCAGCGTTTCCCTCAGAGCCAGATCGTTATAAATCTCGCCATTGGCCACCAGAGCCGAGGAGCCGGCGAAAATCGGCTGATCACCCCCTTCCGGATCGACGATGGCCAGACGGGTATGCACCATGGCCACCCGACCGATCTGGGTATGGCCGCTGCCATCCGGACCACGATGATGCAAGGCTGTGGCCAGATCGCCCAACAGGGAAGGATCAGGCGCCGCCTGCCCGGAAGCCATAATAACGCCCGCAATGCCGCACATCAGTGTCCTGCCTTTTCCGGAGCCGCATGGCGCTGCAACCAGTCCAGCCAGCGCGCCAGCACCGGTCCCTCCGCATAATCCCGCTCAAACCGGCGACGCCCGGACGCAGCCAGACGATGGGCGAGTGCCGAATCCTCCAGCACAGTGGCGATAGAGGAGGCCAGCGCATCGGCATCCTCGATAGGGGAGAGCAGCCCGTCCTCGCCCGTCTGAATCAATTCGCGCGGACCATCGGCGGCGGTGGCGACAACCGGGCAGGTTGCCGACCATCCCTCGATCACCACATTCCCGAGCGGCTCATGGCGGGAGGGACAGACCAGCATGTCGGCCATGGCCAGCAATGCGCCCGTATCGCTGCGCCAGCCGGGCATATGCAATCGATCCTGCACCCCCATTTTACGGGCCAGATCGGTCAGGGCCTCACGTTCCGGCCCCTCGCCGGCAATCAGGGCGTGGACGCCGGGCAGATGGCGCAGGGCGGAAATAAGGGTATCAAACCCCTTGTTGCTGTGCAGCCTGCCCAAAGCCAGCACCAAAGGCACATGGGGAGGAATATTCATCTCCGCCCGGTCAGCAGCCGGGATACGGCTGAAATCATTGGCAAAATTCGGCAGGTAATGCACCCGATCCTCCGGCCAGCCCTGCTGCACCATCCAACGGGTCAGGCCCACCGTATTGCCGATCAGATGCTGACAGCGACGGTAATAACCAAGGTCATAGTAACCACCCAGCCGCCCTGCCAGCGTCCAGTGACCGGTGGGGGCGAAGCGCGCGGCGCGGCTCATCCACGCAATGGCGATCTGCGGCGCAAAGGCGCGTAGCTGGCTGCGCAGCCGCAATCCGGTGCGCACGTCAAACACACCACCAAACGCCATCTGTACCGGATGCAGCCCTGCCTTCATCAAACGGGTGGCCCGCGCCGGTTCAGTGCGGATGCAGGGCAGAACCTGCACATCAGCGCGATGAAGAGCGATGCACAGACGCTCGAAAAACAGTTCGGCACCACCCTGAGGCGCACCTGCCATGATCTGGGCCACACGCATCACGCACTCTCCCGCCTCACGACATCCTTCATCATCCCCGGATTGTACATGCCCCTCTGACGGAGCAAATCCTCTGCCGCCGAGATTACTCTATCCACTGCCAGAGCCTCCATGGGTGCTTCACCCGGAGGACCATCGG of Granulibacter bethesdensis contains these proteins:
- the asnB gene encoding asparagine synthase (glutamine-hydrolyzing), which encodes MCGIAGVIMASGQAAPDPSLLGDLATALHHRGPDGSGHTQIGRVAMVHTRLAIVDPEGGDQPIFAGSSALVANGEIYNDLALRETLPDVSFSTGSDCEPPLHLWLREGPDYAARLRGMYAIAIHERAARTVTLSRDPFGIKPLYVARLAGGVAFASQPSALLDAGLVKRDVAEAQRNELLQLQFTTGADTIFPGIQRVLPGETLICRDGQILDRRRISALPEGPAEEIGEEEALARLDAALEESVALHQRADVPYGMFLSGGIDSATVLSLMARLNDSPVLAFTAGFDVPGAADERAYAAALAAAAGAQHRTVTVTESMVWRHLPEIVACMDDPAADYAIIPTWFLARRAREDVKVVLSGEGGDELFGGYGRYRSAMRPWWRGGRVMRSKGHFDGLDVLHAIPPGWRDGIAAAESRVSPLRSRLAAAQETDMTDWLPHDLLLKLDRCLMAHGVEGRTPLLDPGVAEAAFRLPDRLKVQDGKGKYILRRWLERHSPQARPFAAKQGFTVPVAAWIAARGQELGPLVARQGCIQAIARPDRVVSLFRHANGRREGFAAWILLFYALWHRAHIEAKSMDGDVFSVLAD
- a CDS encoding glycosyltransferase, which produces MRVAQIMAGAPQGGAELFFERLCIALHRADVQVLPCIRTEPARATRLMKAGLHPVQMAFGGVFDVRTGLRLRSQLRAFAPQIAIAWMSRAARFAPTGHWTLAGRLGGYYDLGYYRRCQHLIGNTVGLTRWMVQQGWPEDRVHYLPNFANDFSRIPAADRAEMNIPPHVPLVLALGRLHSNKGFDTLISALRHLPGVHALIAGEGPEREALTDLARKMGVQDRLHMPGWRSDTGALLAMADMLVCPSRHEPLGNVVIEGWSATCPVVATAADGPRELIQTGEDGLLSPIEDADALASSIATVLEDSALAHRLAASGRRRFERDYAEGPVLARWLDWLQRHAAPEKAGH